In one Gemmatimonadaceae bacterium genomic region, the following are encoded:
- a CDS encoding type B 50S ribosomal protein L31, giving the protein MAKEGIHPPYHPVVFKDASTGALILTRSTMTSDIKIKLNDGNEYPLILLEITSDSHPFYTGTQRLIDTQGRVDKFKKRYGR; this is encoded by the coding sequence ATGGCGAAGGAAGGCATTCATCCGCCGTACCACCCGGTCGTCTTCAAGGACGCCTCCACGGGTGCGCTGATCCTGACCCGCTCGACCATGACGAGCGACATCAAGATCAAGCTCAACGACGGCAACGAGTATCCGCTCATCCTGCTCGAAATCACGAGCGACTCGCACCCGTTCTACACGGGCACGCAGCGCCTGATCGACACGCAGGGTCGCGTCGACAAGTTCAAGAAGCGCTACGGCCGCTAA
- a CDS encoding sigma-70 family RNA polymerase sigma factor → MTDAALLDRLKAGDPAAERAFYEQHVDRIYRLILRMSGRPELAQEWTQDTFVRAFDRIGQFRGDAALGSWLHAIAVSVALNGLRQQKRRDAFAAPLDEATAVSTQASDSDPDLKTRLKHAIAALPEGTRRVFVMHDVEGFTHEEISEALGVAVGTSKSQLFRAREKLRSALAAFAPVLRTQESA, encoded by the coding sequence GTGACCGACGCGGCCCTCCTCGACCGGCTCAAGGCTGGGGATCCCGCGGCGGAACGCGCGTTCTACGAGCAGCACGTGGATCGGATCTACCGCCTCATCCTCCGGATGAGCGGGCGGCCCGAGCTCGCCCAGGAGTGGACGCAGGACACCTTCGTTCGAGCCTTCGATCGCATCGGGCAGTTCCGGGGCGACGCCGCGCTCGGCAGTTGGCTCCATGCGATTGCGGTGTCGGTGGCCCTCAACGGGCTGCGTCAGCAAAAGCGTCGCGACGCCTTTGCCGCGCCACTCGATGAGGCCACGGCGGTGTCCACTCAGGCGAGCGACAGCGATCCGGACTTGAAGACGCGACTCAAGCACGCGATTGCTGCGCTCCCCGAGGGCACACGCCGGGTGTTCGTGATGCACGATGTGGAAGGATTCACGCACGAGGAGATCAGCGAGGCGCTCGGTGTCGCCGTCGGCACCAGCAAGTCGCAGCTCTTCCGGGCCCGCGAAAAGTTGCGCAGTGCGTTGGCCGCCTTTGCCCCCGTGTTGCGCACCCAGGAGTCCGCATGA
- a CDS encoding HEAT repeat domain-containing protein, whose protein sequence is MKRTTFALLAICTLRASTLVAQPRPAKAPPAPAHAPAPVSKPAPVAKPAPAAPRAPLDPLDALDAADVMSLDLAQIRAEAMAAIPQAQIELARIQAQDMAVSARALAEAQVALNLDASNLAAIAEAPVNIGRGNAWGGAWSKGYRTAAPEPWAPQDVADSLYREARKALSADQYEKSADLFRKIWRVYPQSAYAADAYYWQAFALQRQGGDRNLGEALASLETQAQKFPKAATLGDARSLRARIEGQLGRGGDLAMATTLRGRAERVASDGCPRADEDERIEALNAVMQMDREQALPILKKVLARREPCTQALRRTAVMLIARNKQPEVAQTLMGVAKNDPDREVREQAVFWLANVQTDEAVDMLIDLAKRGDDLELRKRAVYSLSRAKSPKAQETLRQIVLDENQPEELRGDALTWVTSRGNGLDAAQAFAYLKEVYAKGGTMNFRQRVLSQISVARSDESRTFFVSVALNEREPMDLRRTAVSYLGASGRWSVRGGQFGMTYAASPAMASNLAVVGSSGSGVSGTVNVVAGQAPAPRAATESEKASQSAAATALTTVYEKVSDLDLKRQALSSLATIGEPGIDKLLDVAKNEKNTELRRSAVSYLSRTKDPRALQLLQDIINK, encoded by the coding sequence ATGAAGCGCACCACGTTTGCTCTGCTCGCGATCTGCACGCTCCGTGCGTCCACCCTGGTCGCACAGCCACGCCCGGCCAAGGCACCGCCGGCGCCGGCGCACGCGCCCGCTCCCGTGTCCAAGCCCGCACCGGTCGCCAAGCCGGCCCCGGCGGCGCCCCGCGCGCCACTCGATCCATTGGATGCGCTCGATGCGGCCGACGTGATGTCGCTCGATCTCGCACAGATCCGGGCCGAGGCGATGGCCGCGATCCCGCAGGCGCAGATCGAACTCGCGCGCATCCAGGCGCAGGACATGGCGGTGAGCGCCAGGGCGCTCGCCGAGGCGCAGGTCGCGCTCAATCTCGACGCGTCCAACCTCGCGGCGATCGCGGAAGCGCCCGTGAACATCGGCAGGGGGAATGCGTGGGGCGGTGCCTGGTCCAAGGGGTATCGCACCGCGGCGCCCGAACCGTGGGCGCCGCAGGATGTCGCCGACTCGCTCTATCGCGAAGCGCGCAAGGCGCTCTCGGCCGACCAGTATGAAAAGTCGGCCGACCTGTTCCGGAAGATCTGGCGCGTGTATCCGCAGAGCGCGTACGCCGCTGATGCCTACTACTGGCAGGCGTTTGCGCTGCAGCGCCAGGGGGGCGACCGGAACTTGGGCGAGGCGCTGGCGAGTCTCGAAACGCAGGCACAGAAGTTTCCCAAGGCTGCCACGCTCGGCGATGCCCGTTCGCTGCGGGCGCGCATTGAAGGGCAGCTGGGACGTGGTGGCGATCTGGCCATGGCGACGACGCTGCGCGGTCGCGCCGAGCGGGTGGCCAGCGATGGCTGCCCGCGTGCCGACGAAGACGAACGCATCGAGGCGCTCAACGCCGTGATGCAGATGGATCGCGAGCAGGCACTGCCGATCTTGAAGAAGGTGTTGGCGCGTCGCGAACCCTGCACGCAGGCGCTCCGCCGCACGGCGGTGATGCTGATCGCTCGCAACAAGCAGCCCGAAGTCGCGCAGACGCTGATGGGCGTGGCGAAGAACGATCCTGATCGCGAGGTGCGCGAGCAGGCGGTGTTCTGGCTGGCGAATGTGCAGACCGACGAAGCGGTGGACATGCTCATCGATCTCGCGAAGCGCGGCGATGACCTCGAGCTCCGCAAGCGGGCGGTGTACTCGCTGTCGCGTGCCAAGTCGCCCAAGGCGCAGGAGACGCTGCGGCAGATCGTGCTGGATGAGAATCAGCCCGAAGAGCTGCGCGGGGATGCGCTCACCTGGGTGACGTCGCGCGGCAACGGCCTCGATGCGGCGCAGGCGTTCGCGTACCTGAAGGAGGTGTACGCGAAGGGCGGCACGATGAACTTCCGGCAGCGCGTGCTGTCGCAGATCAGCGTGGCGCGGAGTGACGAGTCGCGGACGTTCTTCGTGAGCGTGGCGCTCAACGAGCGCGAACCGATGGACTTGCGGCGCACGGCCGTGTCGTACCTCGGGGCCAGCGGCCGCTGGTCGGTGCGCGGCGGGCAGTTCGGCATGACCTACGCCGCTTCGCCGGCGATGGCGTCGAATCTGGCGGTGGTTGGCTCGAGTGGCAGCGGGGTGAGCGGCACCGTCAATGTGGTGGCGGGGCAGGCGCCGGCGCCGCGCGCGGCGACCGAGAGCGAAAAGGCGTCGCAGAGTGCGGCCGCAACGGCCCTGACCACGGTGTACGAAAAGGTCAGCGATCTCGATCTCAAGCGGCAGGCGCTTTCGAGTCTGGCGACGATTGGCGAGCCGGGCATCGACAAGCTCCTCGATGTCGCGAAGAACGAGAAGAACACGGAGCTCCGTCGCAGTGCCGTGAGCTATCTGAGCCGCACGAAGGATCCGCGCGCGCTGCAGCTCCTGCAGGACATCATCAACAAGTGA
- a CDS encoding copper resistance protein CopC has protein sequence MSALRRLCPTRLMSFARAALVLAVTIAAPLTLRAVPLPHLKLTRSLPAADGTVPQAPKQLELWFSEAPELPMTKVTLATSAGAAVAVGKLASAGTPSEPGVVVPITGAMAAGKYTVTWRAASKDGHPMNGTFNFTVAK, from the coding sequence GTGTCCGCTCTTCGTCGCCTCTGCCCCACGCGTCTCATGTCCTTCGCTCGCGCTGCTCTCGTGCTCGCCGTCACCATCGCTGCGCCGCTCACGCTGCGCGCGGTACCGCTGCCGCATCTCAAGCTCACGCGGAGCCTGCCGGCTGCCGACGGCACGGTGCCCCAGGCGCCCAAGCAGCTCGAGCTCTGGTTCTCGGAAGCCCCGGAGCTGCCCATGACCAAGGTCACGCTCGCCACGAGCGCCGGTGCCGCCGTGGCTGTGGGGAAGCTGGCCAGCGCCGGCACGCCGAGTGAGCCGGGCGTGGTGGTCCCGATCACCGGGGCGATGGCCGCGGGCAAGTACACGGTGACGTGGCGAGCCGCGTCCAAGGACGGCCACCCCATGAACGGGACGTTCAACTTCACCGTCGCCAAGTAG
- a CDS encoding Ig-like domain-containing protein, producing the protein MPVRLALISATLAALAVAQPPQAMTALTVSPANATLVIGGSQWFEARARAVASARVRHAYVVYDTTIAQVDSTGLVSARATGSTRMQVTARAEADGYSASVLTAEVPVVVAVR; encoded by the coding sequence ATGCCCGTACGTCTCGCTCTGATCTCCGCAACACTCGCGGCACTCGCCGTCGCGCAGCCGCCTCAGGCGATGACCGCGCTCACGGTCTCGCCGGCGAACGCGACCCTCGTGATCGGCGGCAGTCAGTGGTTTGAGGCGCGCGCCAGGGCTGTGGCATCGGCTCGCGTGCGCCACGCGTACGTCGTGTACGACACGACGATCGCGCAGGTGGACAGCACCGGGTTGGTGTCGGCGCGCGCGACCGGCAGCACGCGGATGCAGGTGACGGCGCGCGCCGAGGCGGATGGCTATAGCGCCTCGGTGCTGACGGCGGAGGTGCCGGTGGTGGTCGCGGTGCGCTAG
- a CDS encoding HEAT repeat domain-containing protein, translated as MTRRGVVSALALAASATLWGARESGAQSLEQRIGSVRDGRIRLTFAAALGVCGNGNNWSRTRNGGSVAQMSGVFYDGGSRDVENTCERGPVRLVVVREQGDTKQLRTYVGGRWKADTGITDLGAISAREVGAWLLAQAERGPDRVARSALQAAILGDSIATGPILLRIARDDSRPQDVRNSAVNWLGEVVGERVSATLDSIAYEPGDRELRRAAIFALARRPADEAIPALQKLAESLPDRELRRSAVMALAQTRDPRALQWIEGRLGSR; from the coding sequence GTGACCCGCCGCGGTGTGGTGTCGGCGCTTGCCCTCGCGGCGAGCGCCACCCTGTGGGGTGCCCGGGAGAGTGGCGCCCAATCGCTGGAGCAGCGCATCGGCAGCGTGCGCGATGGTCGCATCCGTCTCACCTTCGCGGCGGCGCTCGGCGTGTGCGGCAACGGCAACAACTGGTCGCGCACGCGCAACGGCGGCAGTGTGGCGCAGATGAGCGGGGTCTTCTACGACGGCGGCAGTCGCGATGTGGAGAACACCTGCGAGCGCGGCCCCGTGCGGCTCGTCGTGGTGCGCGAGCAGGGCGATACGAAGCAGCTTCGCACCTACGTCGGTGGGCGCTGGAAGGCCGACACGGGCATCACCGACCTGGGCGCGATCAGTGCCCGTGAGGTCGGCGCGTGGCTCTTGGCCCAGGCCGAGCGCGGCCCCGATCGCGTCGCACGGAGCGCGCTGCAGGCGGCGATCCTGGGCGATTCCATCGCCACCGGCCCAATCCTGCTGCGCATCGCCCGCGACGACTCGCGCCCACAGGATGTCCGCAACAGCGCCGTGAACTGGCTCGGGGAAGTGGTCGGCGAGCGCGTGAGCGCCACGCTCGATTCGATCGCCTACGAGCCCGGCGACCGCGAGCTCCGTCGCGCCGCCATTTTCGCCCTCGCCCGCCGCCCGGCGGACGAGGCCATTCCGGCACTGCAGAAGCTCGCCGAGAGTCTGCCCGACCGGGAATTGCGGCGGAGCGCGGTGATGGCCTTGGCGCAGACGCGCGACCCCCGAGCGTTGCAGTGGATAGAGGGGCGGCTGGGCAGCAGGTAA
- a CDS encoding type II toxin-antitoxin system VapC family toxin: protein MVRTPIACLDTHVVAWILNGQTEKLGKGARSLIDTADLILSPAVVLEMQYLHELGRVTTPAADALRTLQRLLPVRVAADSFERIVVTALTESWTRDPFDRLIVAHARLLDAPLVSRDRRIAQAYKKTRW from the coding sequence ATGGTCCGAACTCCAATCGCCTGCCTCGATACCCACGTCGTCGCGTGGATCCTCAACGGGCAAACGGAAAAGCTCGGCAAAGGCGCGCGGTCGCTGATCGACACCGCGGATCTCATCCTCTCGCCGGCGGTGGTGCTGGAGATGCAGTATCTCCACGAACTCGGACGCGTAACGACGCCGGCGGCTGATGCCCTGCGGACGCTTCAACGACTGCTTCCGGTCCGGGTGGCCGCCGACAGCTTCGAGCGCATTGTAGTCACCGCGCTCACGGAGTCCTGGACCCGCGATCCGTTCGATCGACTGATCGTTGCGCATGCGCGGTTGCTCGATGCGCCCCTCGTATCGCGCGACCGTCGCATTGCGCAGGCGTACAAGAAGACGCGCTGGTAG
- a CDS encoding Ig-like domain-containing protein: MQRIRQVMRAALLALLALWGCGGGETAPTTTLPRAAIQSVSITPSGSLSLGVGDTLRFSATVSTAAGAPAPVVTWRVSPSGLASVSADGLLTSLAPGTFSLLAIAATPARGAFRADSMAGTVLVNSQPLALTSLDVQPGILTTPVGGIVQFDPQVVKASPAVQVTWTYQIQQPLLGSIDVNGVITTYFAGTTSVRLTATGSAPGYQTTSLVATRTLNIVPAPSLTFFDMPTNLTVPVGGTVRIPLTVVVPRNAPYPAISVADFPPGPVTVAGSDSVWTVTGVRPGTQNLTFRAVAQAVAGYFGITRTVGTTVTVVP; this comes from the coding sequence ATGCAGAGGATCCGGCAGGTCATGCGCGCTGCGCTGCTGGCGCTGCTGGCTCTATGGGGCTGTGGGGGTGGGGAGACCGCACCCACCACCACGCTGCCACGTGCGGCCATTCAGTCGGTGTCGATCACGCCGTCCGGGTCGCTCTCGCTTGGCGTGGGCGACACGCTGCGCTTCTCTGCGACGGTCAGCACGGCGGCGGGGGCCCCAGCGCCCGTCGTGACCTGGCGGGTCTCGCCGTCCGGGCTGGCCAGTGTAAGCGCCGACGGGCTTCTGACGTCGCTGGCGCCCGGTACCTTCTCGCTGCTCGCCATCGCCGCGACACCGGCGCGTGGCGCGTTCCGCGCCGACTCCATGGCGGGCACGGTGCTCGTGAACTCCCAGCCGCTCGCGCTGACGTCGCTGGATGTGCAGCCCGGCATTCTTACCACGCCGGTGGGTGGCATCGTGCAGTTCGATCCGCAGGTCGTGAAGGCCTCGCCGGCGGTGCAGGTCACGTGGACGTATCAGATCCAGCAGCCCCTGCTTGGCAGCATCGATGTGAACGGCGTCATCACGACGTACTTCGCCGGCACCACGTCGGTTCGGCTCACCGCGACCGGCTCGGCGCCCGGGTATCAGACCACGAGTCTGGTGGCCACGCGCACACTCAACATCGTGCCGGCGCCGTCGTTGACGTTCTTCGATATGCCCACGAACCTCACCGTGCCCGTCGGCGGCACCGTGCGGATTCCCCTGACCGTCGTGGTGCCGCGGAACGCGCCCTATCCCGCGATCTCGGTGGCCGACTTCCCGCCCGGCCCCGTGACCGTCGCCGGCAGTGACAGCGTGTGGACCGTGACCGGCGTGCGGCCGGGGACGCAGAACCTCACGTTCCGCGCGGTCGCGCAAGCGGTGGCGGGGTACTTCGGGATCACGCGCACGGTGGGGACGACGGTGACGGTGGTGCCCTGA
- a CDS encoding OsmC family protein, producing MSSEQLKDTVAMPAVGKPPAKVSVTWAGEHRFDGMRQSGSPSIRMDSTGQTGPSPVDTLLCALAGCTGVDVVDILAKRRTPVQALSIEVEGERFAGTPGRITRIHLVYRIIGADIERQHAERAIELAVTKYCSVRDSLDANMPITWGLELNGA from the coding sequence ATGAGCTCCGAACAGCTGAAGGACACCGTCGCCATGCCCGCCGTGGGCAAGCCGCCCGCCAAGGTGAGCGTGACGTGGGCTGGCGAGCACCGCTTCGATGGCATGCGCCAGAGCGGGAGCCCCTCGATTCGCATGGATTCCACCGGGCAGACCGGCCCGTCGCCGGTGGACACCCTGCTCTGCGCCCTCGCCGGCTGCACCGGCGTGGACGTCGTGGATATCCTCGCCAAGCGCCGCACCCCCGTACAGGCGCTGTCGATCGAGGTGGAAGGCGAGCGCTTCGCCGGCACGCCCGGGCGCATCACACGCATCCACCTCGTCTACCGCATCATCGGCGCCGACATCGAGCGCCAGCACGCGGAGCGCGCGATCGAGCTGGCGGTGACGAAGTACTGCTCGGTGCGGGATTCGCTGGATGCGAACATGCCGATTACGTGGGGGTTGGAGTTGAATGGGGCGTGA
- a CDS encoding type II toxin-antitoxin system Phd/YefM family antitoxin, with product MHTMKVSATHLRANIYAILDQILATGESVDIERNGRIIRLQPVANPPRLAVREASPPYIVGDPDDLVELDWSQEWSELQSPASIPTSSRGSSTGKRKSSAKARGR from the coding sequence ATGCACACGATGAAGGTCTCCGCCACCCACCTCCGCGCGAACATCTACGCGATCCTCGATCAGATCCTCGCCACGGGCGAGTCGGTCGACATCGAGCGGAATGGACGCATCATCCGCCTGCAACCGGTGGCCAACCCACCGCGCCTGGCGGTGCGGGAGGCGAGTCCGCCGTACATCGTCGGCGATCCAGATGACCTTGTGGAACTCGACTGGTCTCAGGAATGGTCCGAACTCCAATCGCCTGCCTCGATACCCACGTCGTCGCGTGGATCCTCAACGGGCAAACGGAAAAGCTCGGCAAAGGCGCGCGGTCGCTGA
- a CDS encoding M24 family metallopeptidase has translation MRTLSRLSLALLLASPLAAQPPAEPAKVRWERQCQIRRDKFDRILPRAMRDNGVDMWITMQKENQFDPMYEDFGRGYVGSVGYYIFTDRGGDRIERIAIGASGALLEACKVYDRVLALANLKQFIAERNPKRIAINMSEEVGAADGLSKTSYDRLVKEIGPEFAARLVSAEKVVSDYRSGYTASQIVALGEAGEISRRIAERALSNEVITPGVTTLEDVAWWMMDQLQQRGLGSSFDMPSVYITGPKGIEATSDGRIIQRGDLLIIDWGVGYLGSWTDVKRMAYVLKPGETAVPKGIQAAFDNALAVRDVIRRTIKPGPTAGAMVEQLKGEIAKAGFRMQGTFNEVSNDGKVEVMFGCHSVGDRGHGSGPSIAWFNPRQMTFPIKPFNPFSIELFAWTPNPEWGGAKVRIPLEDDAIVTERGVEWLYPVNQRIWVIK, from the coding sequence ATGCGCACCCTCTCCCGCCTCTCCCTCGCCCTCCTCCTCGCCTCCCCCCTCGCCGCTCAGCCGCCCGCCGAGCCGGCCAAGGTCCGCTGGGAGCGTCAGTGTCAGATCCGCCGCGACAAGTTCGATCGCATCTTGCCGCGTGCCATGCGCGATAACGGCGTGGACATGTGGATCACGATGCAGAAGGAGAATCAGTTCGACCCGATGTACGAAGACTTCGGGCGCGGCTATGTCGGCAGCGTGGGTTACTACATCTTCACCGACCGGGGCGGCGATCGCATCGAGCGCATCGCGATCGGCGCGAGTGGCGCGTTGCTTGAGGCGTGCAAGGTGTACGACCGCGTGCTGGCGCTCGCGAACCTCAAGCAGTTCATCGCCGAGCGGAATCCCAAGCGCATTGCGATCAACATGTCGGAGGAGGTCGGTGCGGCCGACGGGCTCTCCAAGACGAGTTACGATCGCCTGGTCAAGGAGATCGGCCCGGAGTTCGCCGCGCGTCTCGTGAGCGCGGAGAAGGTCGTGAGTGATTACCGGAGCGGCTACACCGCGAGCCAGATCGTGGCGCTTGGTGAAGCGGGGGAGATTTCGCGGCGCATCGCCGAACGGGCGTTGAGCAACGAGGTCATCACGCCGGGCGTCACCACGCTGGAAGACGTGGCGTGGTGGATGATGGACCAGCTGCAGCAGCGCGGGCTGGGTTCGAGCTTCGACATGCCGAGCGTGTACATCACGGGCCCGAAGGGCATCGAAGCGACGAGCGACGGGCGCATTATTCAGCGCGGTGACTTGCTCATCATCGACTGGGGCGTGGGGTACCTCGGTTCGTGGACCGATGTGAAGCGCATGGCGTACGTGCTCAAGCCCGGCGAGACGGCGGTGCCCAAGGGCATTCAGGCGGCATTCGACAATGCGCTGGCGGTGCGCGATGTCATTCGCCGCACGATCAAGCCCGGGCCGACGGCGGGGGCCATGGTGGAGCAGCTCAAGGGCGAGATCGCGAAGGCCGGCTTCCGCATGCAGGGGACCTTCAACGAAGTGAGCAACGACGGGAAGGTGGAGGTCATGTTCGGCTGCCACAGCGTGGGCGACCGCGGGCATGGGAGCGGGCCGAGCATCGCGTGGTTCAACCCCCGGCAGATGACCTTTCCCATCAAGCCGTTCAATCCGTTCAGCATCGAGCTGTTCGCGTGGACCCCCAACCCCGAGTGGGGCGGCGCCAAGGTGCGCATTCCGCTGGAGGACGACGCGATCGTGACCGAGCGCGGGGTGGAGTGGCTCTATCCGGTGAACCAGCGGATCTGGGTGATCAAGTAA
- a CDS encoding serine/threonine protein kinase: MAPTPPDALFLAFQQAIAGRYSIDRELGRGGMGIVYLAREVHLDRLVAIKLLPPERAAEPAIRAQFLHEARTAASLSHPHIVPIHAVDDIDGFVFFVMAYVEGETLAQRVQARGPVSPREATRWLQEVAWALSYAHSRGVVHRDIKPDNILLERESGRALVADFGIAHALGTDAHGVHGTPEFMAPELALGSEPSAASDVYALGITAFFALSGQLPFTGPDAAAVLTQHCTQPVPPLGGRGLVVPRRLAHVVQQCLAKTPDARFASADAIATQLGAALEQRRELPAPLRAFVKRDGRADGAGTVLTLIASLGASIGAASLLGPVAGVVTLVGAGALGAAAFGVLAARRLLAQGYTAADVGPAFDAELELLREERSASPGRVLRWLERIARGVVRIGARTSLALVPFAIAGAVSPRFKPVASLLTFVAIGTGVTVLPWLVLQQMRRDIDIPFWRALWTGAFGRTAFAAARRVRGAAADTPIVTHRATELSLSLAAEQLFEQLPRETRAALGDVPAVLQQLQGDALALRKQLAAVVDVLADANALSDDARTVWQTERTQTEQRLQQTVAALEGLRLGLLRLSAGSATVASVTTHVDLARALSADVSRLADAHEETHALLGEYRPAPVQDIATSPV, translated from the coding sequence ATGGCGCCCACCCCTCCCGACGCCCTGTTCCTGGCCTTTCAGCAGGCCATCGCCGGCCGCTACTCCATCGACCGCGAACTCGGTCGGGGCGGCATGGGCATCGTGTATCTCGCGCGCGAGGTGCACCTCGACCGGCTGGTGGCTATCAAGCTGCTGCCCCCCGAGCGCGCCGCCGAGCCGGCCATCCGGGCGCAGTTCCTGCACGAGGCGCGCACCGCCGCCAGCCTGTCGCATCCGCACATCGTGCCGATTCACGCCGTCGATGACATCGACGGCTTTGTGTTTTTCGTCATGGCGTATGTCGAGGGCGAAACGCTTGCCCAGCGCGTACAGGCACGCGGGCCCGTCTCGCCGCGCGAAGCGACCCGTTGGCTGCAGGAAGTGGCCTGGGCGCTGAGCTACGCGCACAGTCGCGGTGTGGTGCATCGCGACATCAAGCCCGACAACATCCTCCTCGAGCGCGAGAGCGGGCGCGCGCTGGTCGCGGACTTCGGCATCGCGCACGCGCTGGGCACGGATGCCCATGGCGTGCACGGCACTCCCGAGTTCATGGCACCCGAGCTCGCCCTCGGGAGTGAACCAAGTGCGGCGAGCGATGTCTACGCGCTTGGCATTACGGCGTTCTTTGCGCTGAGTGGGCAGCTGCCCTTCACCGGCCCCGATGCCGCCGCTGTCCTGACGCAGCATTGCACGCAGCCGGTGCCGCCGCTGGGAGGTCGCGGGCTGGTGGTGCCGCGGCGTTTGGCGCACGTGGTGCAGCAGTGTCTCGCCAAGACGCCGGATGCGCGCTTCGCGAGTGCCGATGCCATTGCCACGCAGCTGGGCGCCGCGCTGGAGCAGCGCCGTGAGCTGCCGGCGCCCCTGCGCGCGTTCGTAAAGCGCGATGGCCGCGCCGATGGCGCGGGGACGGTCCTCACACTGATCGCGTCACTCGGCGCGTCCATTGGCGCCGCGTCGCTCCTCGGTCCCGTCGCCGGCGTGGTGACACTCGTCGGTGCCGGTGCGCTGGGCGCGGCGGCCTTTGGCGTGCTCGCGGCGCGGCGACTGCTCGCGCAGGGATACACCGCGGCCGACGTTGGCCCCGCCTTCGATGCCGAACTTGAATTGCTGCGCGAGGAACGGAGCGCGTCGCCGGGCCGCGTGCTCCGCTGGCTCGAGCGCATTGCCCGTGGCGTGGTGCGCATTGGCGCGCGCACGTCGCTGGCGTTGGTGCCCTTCGCCATCGCGGGCGCGGTGAGCCCACGCTTCAAGCCCGTGGCGTCATTGCTGACCTTCGTGGCGATCGGGACCGGCGTCACCGTGCTGCCGTGGCTGGTGCTCCAGCAGATGCGCCGTGATATCGACATCCCCTTCTGGCGCGCGCTCTGGACCGGCGCATTCGGACGGACGGCCTTCGCTGCCGCGCGACGCGTGCGCGGGGCGGCGGCCGACACGCCGATCGTCACCCATCGCGCGACCGAACTGTCGCTCAGTCTCGCGGCCGAGCAGCTGTTCGAGCAGCTGCCGCGCGAGACGCGCGCGGCCCTCGGTGATGTCCCGGCCGTGCTGCAGCAGCTGCAGGGGGATGCGCTCGCGCTGCGGAAGCAGTTGGCCGCCGTCGTGGATGTGCTGGCCGATGCGAACGCGCTGAGCGACGACGCCCGTACCGTGTGGCAAACCGAGCGCACGCAGACCGAGCAGCGGCTCCAGCAGACCGTCGCGGCCCTCGAGGGGCTGCGTCTGGGCTTGCTGCGCCTGAGCGCGGGGAGTGCGACAGTGGCCAGTGTGACCACGCACGTCGATCTCGCCCGCGCGCTGTCGGCCGATGTGTCACGGCTCGCCGACGCGCACGAGGAAACGCACGCGCTGCTTGGCGAGTATCGCCCGGCACCGGTGCAGGATATTGCCACATCACCGGTCTGA